Proteins encoded in a region of the Tumebacillus sp. BK434 genome:
- a CDS encoding ABC transporter permease — MIVTLLLGLPLLWMLWQLYRTARRAPHLRRMAWRNLVLHKSTAALTVLGAMIGTALITSALLFQHSMVQSGEHALERQFGRIGYDAQAGSGVVPERVVADLREQVEQGQLSDVTGVLPTAALVSELHTTDATGATLLMRPGVYLHGFDHEQARQFDQAAMAGVPEIGVDEIVLSEPVAEQLEVTAGSRVASGSAVFLVKAVVPEQGLTGYRGSGHAAGTALVSLDTARKLAGVPEGAYTNVLLSYPTYLFGSGRLDSTIPVLSGTGLGLQDRAVRGEAEWRLDKSRKLLPIFTIASWTAILIGVMLILNIFHMIAEERRQELGVLRALGMTRVDLGALLRLEGEFYALLSGGVGLLAGLGLAYEIMLSMGGLFASAVAQEEGLQVDYQLLVGAEPLLQGFSIGVLLILLCSRRVSKRASDLTIVEALYAAGDTRRERIGKGKLSLSRTAVRLVTAVLTAVLFLLTLTDAFRTGLRETFSGTFPLWLFAIGFALTLSCAMLVTAAFGPLSGVIDKTLAPFGRLVAVLRMALRYPMLEKTRTTLLVLMFALVFFLTSLSGVFSETMAAQFGERDVRLLTGGYDLVATAEGKRITTEQLKQQLQDSPHVETSSVAAVAAVWQTALFGEDDPGFERTEYPNLNGIDAAFAGQTTLQLRERDPAYASDREAWLAVANDPGVMIVSEQDMQWAELPKKRIIGVAAYEVESISFLASSGVFVKQSEVERLATDPQRIATELLIRLQNEQAAAQTVKGIEKALTQQGIYPMRNVQAELHLNSSFVRMLFTTFEGFCLLAALIGIGGLAIIMMRVIRERRQGIGMLRAIGVRPGLIYWSIMVEGALIGMLGILIGSLCGSYVGAVMIELFAEDEPITLLFPYAKIGLYVGGTLLIALLGTMLPAWQAFKLPPAEATKYLG; from the coding sequence ATGATCGTGACACTCTTGCTCGGCCTGCCGCTGCTCTGGATGTTGTGGCAGCTGTATCGGACAGCAAGGCGGGCTCCGCATCTGCGGCGGATGGCGTGGCGCAATCTGGTGCTGCACAAGAGCACGGCTGCGCTGACCGTCTTGGGCGCGATGATCGGAACAGCGCTGATCACCTCCGCCCTGCTATTCCAGCACTCGATGGTGCAGAGCGGCGAGCACGCGCTGGAACGGCAGTTTGGCCGCATCGGGTACGATGCGCAGGCCGGGTCCGGCGTAGTGCCGGAGCGCGTGGTGGCCGACCTGCGCGAGCAGGTTGAGCAGGGGCAGTTGAGCGACGTGACGGGGGTGCTGCCGACGGCGGCGCTGGTGTCGGAGCTGCACACGACCGATGCAACGGGCGCAACGCTGTTGATGCGGCCGGGGGTCTATCTGCACGGATTCGACCACGAGCAGGCGCGGCAGTTTGATCAAGCGGCGATGGCAGGCGTGCCGGAGATCGGGGTGGACGAGATCGTGCTGTCCGAGCCGGTGGCAGAGCAACTGGAAGTGACGGCGGGCAGCCGGGTCGCGAGCGGAAGTGCTGTGTTTCTCGTGAAAGCGGTGGTGCCGGAGCAGGGGCTGACCGGGTATCGCGGCAGCGGGCATGCGGCGGGCACCGCACTGGTCAGTCTGGACACTGCGCGCAAGCTGGCCGGGGTGCCGGAGGGGGCGTACACCAACGTTTTGCTCTCGTATCCGACCTATCTGTTTGGATCGGGGCGATTGGACAGTACCATTCCCGTTTTATCCGGCACCGGTCTCGGCCTGCAAGACAGGGCGGTGCGCGGCGAAGCGGAGTGGAGACTCGACAAATCGAGGAAGTTGCTGCCGATCTTCACGATCGCTTCGTGGACGGCGATCCTGATCGGCGTGATGCTGATCCTGAACATCTTCCACATGATCGCCGAAGAGCGCAGGCAGGAGCTCGGCGTACTGCGAGCGCTGGGCATGACGCGCGTCGACCTTGGCGCACTGCTGCGGCTGGAAGGGGAGTTTTATGCGCTGCTCTCCGGGGGTGTTGGACTCTTGGCCGGGCTGGGTCTCGCATATGAGATCATGCTGTCGATGGGCGGCTTGTTTGCCAGTGCTGTGGCGCAGGAGGAAGGGCTGCAGGTGGACTACCAGTTGCTGGTGGGTGCGGAGCCACTGCTTCAAGGCTTTTCGATCGGGGTGCTCTTGATCCTGCTGTGCTCGCGGCGGGTGTCGAAGCGGGCGTCCGACCTCACGATCGTCGAAGCGCTGTATGCAGCCGGGGACACGCGCCGCGAGCGGATCGGCAAAGGCAAGCTGTCCCTCTCGCGCACCGCGGTGCGGCTGGTCACGGCGGTGCTGACGGCCGTGCTGTTTTTACTGACGCTGACCGACGCGTTTCGGACGGGGCTCAGGGAGACGTTTTCAGGTACGTTTCCTTTGTGGTTGTTTGCGATCGGGTTTGCGTTGACGCTGTCCTGCGCCATGCTTGTGACCGCCGCTTTTGGGCCGTTGTCAGGAGTGATCGACAAGACGCTCGCTCCCTTTGGGCGCCTGGTGGCGGTGCTGCGGATGGCGCTGCGTTACCCGATGTTGGAGAAGACACGGACGACGCTTTTGGTGCTGATGTTTGCGCTGGTGTTTTTTCTGACCTCGCTGTCCGGGGTGTTCAGTGAGACGATGGCGGCACAGTTTGGCGAGCGGGATGTTCGTTTGCTCACCGGCGGCTATGATCTGGTGGCGACGGCGGAAGGAAAACGAATAACAACGGAGCAGTTGAAACAGCAGCTGCAAGATTCGCCGCATGTGGAAACGAGCAGTGTCGCGGCCGTGGCGGCGGTGTGGCAGACCGCTTTGTTTGGCGAAGACGATCCCGGTTTTGAGCGGACGGAGTACCCGAATCTCAACGGGATCGATGCCGCGTTTGCCGGGCAGACCACGCTGCAGCTGCGCGAGCGCGACCCGGCGTATGCTTCTGACCGGGAGGCGTGGCTGGCGGTGGCGAATGATCCTGGCGTGATGATCGTCTCCGAACAGGACATGCAGTGGGCTGAACTGCCTAAGAAGCGCATCATCGGGGTGGCGGCGTATGAGGTGGAGAGCATCTCGTTTCTGGCCTCATCGGGCGTGTTTGTCAAACAAAGCGAAGTCGAACGCCTGGCGACCGATCCGCAGCGGATCGCCACCGAACTGTTGATTCGCCTGCAGAACGAACAGGCCGCTGCACAGACGGTGAAAGGGATTGAAAAAGCGTTGACACAGCAAGGCATCTATCCCATGCGCAATGTGCAGGCGGAGTTGCATCTGAACAGCTCGTTTGTGCGGATGCTGTTCACGACGTTTGAAGGCTTCTGCCTGCTGGCGGCGTTGATCGGGATCGGAGGCCTTGCGATCATCATGATGCGGGTGATCCGCGAACGCCGTCAGGGGATCGGGATGCTGCGGGCGATCGGCGTGCGGCCGGGGCTGATCTATTGGAGCATCATGGTCGAAGGTGCGCTGATCGGCATGCTGGGCATCTTGATCGGTTCGCTTTGCGGAAGCTACGTCGGCGCGGTGATGATCGAGCTGTTTGCTGAAGACGAACCGATCACGCTGCTGTTCCCGTATGCCAAGATCGGGCTGTATGTCGGCGGGACGCTGCTCATCGCGTTGCTCGGGACGATGCTCCCGGCCTGGCAAGCGTTCAAACTGCCGCCGGCAGAAGCGACGAAATATTTAGGCTAG
- a CDS encoding nitroreductase family protein, with amino-acid sequence MAGTTTTGQMTRETAIQLYEAIEHRHSLRSYTGEPLPQAEREHLLQFLQNGWEPYPGARTRAVLLEGTETTAKIFKGFLGSYGAVKGAPAMICMIANVEDPYFYEATGYMGEQCVLYATRLGFDTCWIGGFFRPEVAGELIGLAKGERVLAVSPVGYAKKDGMSSLYEGLFKFGTKRGARKPLEQISYLEDVVPPRWFDRGLEAVQVAPSSYNKQPWHVFYHKDGRISVSSIEEYKDKKPVYRGAPNSSRLCCGIAMLHLKAATRALGIEGHWIPGEEPGNPIAVYYVPENVQNELE; translated from the coding sequence ATGGCAGGCACAACGACAACAGGACAGATGACGCGGGAGACCGCGATTCAATTATATGAAGCGATCGAGCACCGGCATTCGCTGCGATCGTACACAGGTGAACCGCTGCCACAAGCGGAGCGGGAGCACCTGCTGCAGTTTTTGCAAAACGGCTGGGAGCCGTACCCGGGTGCCCGGACGCGGGCGGTGCTGCTCGAAGGCACGGAGACGACAGCGAAGATTTTCAAAGGCTTTCTCGGCAGTTACGGCGCGGTGAAGGGCGCTCCGGCGATGATCTGCATGATCGCAAATGTGGAAGACCCGTATTTTTATGAAGCGACCGGCTACATGGGCGAGCAATGTGTGCTGTACGCGACCCGGCTCGGTTTTGACACCTGCTGGATCGGCGGGTTCTTCCGGCCGGAAGTGGCGGGCGAATTGATCGGTCTGGCCAAAGGCGAGCGGGTGCTGGCCGTGTCGCCGGTCGGCTATGCGAAGAAGGACGGGATGAGCTCGCTGTATGAAGGCTTGTTCAAGTTCGGCACGAAGCGCGGGGCGCGCAAGCCGCTGGAGCAGATCTCGTATCTGGAAGACGTGGTGCCGCCGCGCTGGTTTGACCGCGGACTGGAAGCGGTGCAGGTGGCGCCGTCGTCGTACAACAAGCAGCCGTGGCATGTGTTTTATCACAAGGACGGGCGCATCTCAGTCTCCAGCATCGAGGAGTATAAGGACAAGAAGCCGGTCTATCGGGGCGCGCCGAATTCGAGCCGCCTCTGCTGCGGGATCGCGATGCTGCATCTGAAAGCGGCGACGCGGGCGCTGGGGATCGAAGGGCACTGGATTCCCGGGGAGGAGCCGGGCAATCCGATCGCCGTCTATTATGTGCCAGAGAATGTGCAGAACGAGCTGGAGTGA
- a CDS encoding enoyl-CoA hydratase-related protein: protein MEHLLFEVNEGIATIVLNRPEARNAFSIPMIEAWVKALEECRDREDIRVVVLTANGKAFCAGGDVKAMREGRGFLEPGESELDTHSTGLARKNSLWKLIQRVPLTLEQVDKPVIAAVNGDAIGAGCDMALMCDMRVAADTARFAEAYVKLGIVPGDGGAYFLPRLVGMPKALELLLTGDLIDAGEALRIGLVNRVVPAEQLMEETYKLARKIAAQPPVAVQLIKRAAYQSVNADLRTALDLVSSHMAIATETEDYREAMQAMFEKRQGVFKGR, encoded by the coding sequence ATGGAGCATCTGCTGTTTGAAGTAAACGAGGGCATCGCGACAATCGTGTTGAATCGACCGGAGGCGCGGAATGCGTTCTCCATTCCGATGATCGAAGCATGGGTGAAGGCGCTGGAGGAGTGCCGCGACCGCGAGGACATCCGCGTCGTCGTGCTGACGGCGAACGGAAAGGCGTTTTGCGCGGGCGGCGACGTGAAGGCGATGCGCGAAGGGCGGGGCTTTTTGGAGCCGGGCGAGTCGGAGCTTGATACGCACAGCACGGGCTTGGCGCGGAAAAATTCGCTCTGGAAGCTGATCCAGCGCGTGCCGCTGACGCTGGAGCAAGTCGACAAGCCGGTGATCGCGGCGGTGAACGGCGATGCGATCGGGGCGGGCTGCGACATGGCCTTAATGTGCGACATGCGCGTGGCGGCCGATACGGCGCGCTTTGCCGAGGCGTACGTGAAGCTTGGCATCGTGCCGGGCGACGGCGGAGCGTATTTCCTGCCGCGGCTGGTCGGGATGCCCAAGGCGCTGGAACTGTTGCTGACCGGCGACCTGATCGATGCCGGGGAAGCGCTGCGCATCGGATTGGTCAACCGCGTCGTGCCGGCGGAGCAGCTGATGGAAGAGACCTACAAGCTGGCACGCAAGATCGCCGCCCAACCGCCGGTTGCGGTGCAACTGATCAAGCGAGCGGCGTATCAGAGCGTGAATGCCGATCTGCGCACTGCGCTGGATCTCGTGTCGTCGCATATGGCGATCGCGACCGAGACGGAAGATTATCGGGAAGCGATGCAGGCGATGTTTGAGAAGCGGCAAGGTGTTTTCAAAGGGAGATAG